A stretch of Lathyrus oleraceus cultivar Zhongwan6 chromosome 6, CAAS_Psat_ZW6_1.0, whole genome shotgun sequence DNA encodes these proteins:
- the LOC127098178 gene encoding protein LURP-one-related 15 — MANQPQLSATAIISPQYCAPATHPIDLIITKEWTGRNNFTVTDTNNNLIFKVKTPLVTMVTPRQHRFLFDANRNPILHLRRSLLAADDKWKAFRGESEAPQDLVFTRERSSFMQLRTKLNVSLANNTTTQACDFTVRGNLFQNSWKVYIANSDNLVAKIKKELGTMFITEKFMVTVSPNMDYAFIVALVVTLD, encoded by the exons ATGGCAAACCAACCACAACTCTCTGCAACCGCCATTATCAGCCCTCAATACTGTGCTCCAG CTACACATCCAATTGATTTGATAATCACAAAGGAGTGGACTGGGAGAAATAACTTCACTGTCACAGACACCAACAACAACCTTATTTTCAAAGTTAAAACTCCTCTCGTAACCATGGTAACACCCCGCCAACACCGGTTCTTGTTTGATGCTAACAGAAACCCCATTCTCCATCTTCGTAGATCG CTGCTGGCTGCAGATGATAAATGGAAAGCATTTAGAGGTGAAAGTGAAGCGCCACAGGATCTTGTCTTTACTAGGGAGCGATCCTCGTTTATGCAGCTAAGGACTAAATTAAACGTGTCTTTGGCAAATAATACAACAACACAAGCTTGTGACTTCACTGTCAGaggaaatttatttcaaaattcTTGGAAAGTTTACATTGCCAATTCTGACAATCTTGTTGCTAAG ATTAAGAAGGAGCTGGGCACTATGTTTATCACAGAAAAATTCATGGTCACTGTGTCTCCCAACATGGATTATGCATTCATTGTGGCTCTAGTTGTCACCCTTGATTAA
- the LOC127098177 gene encoding probable protein phosphatase 2C 60, whose translation MGTNLSIPRTEKFSEDGENENLRYGLSSMQGWRATMEDAHAAHLDVDSSTSFFGVYDGHGGKAVAKFCAKHLHQQVLKSEEYIAGDVGTSLQKAFFRMDEMMRGQRGWRELAVLGDKVKGFNGMIEGLIRSPRSSDNNNNKDQSDDWGFEKGPHSDFDGPTSGSTACVAIIRNNLIFVANAGDSRCIISRNGQAYNLSRDHKPELAIEKERIYKAGGFIHAGRVNGSLNLARAIGDVDFKNNRFLSAEKQAVTANPDINIVDLHDEDEFIVIACDGIWDCLSSQQLVDFVRQELLLDTKLSEVCERVLDRCLAPSLAMGDGCDNMTMILVQFKKPVQTNARAEEQSSSNEEGASEPRLESS comes from the exons ATGGGAACAAATCTCAGCATTCCCAGAACTGAAAAGTTCTCTGAAGATGGCGAAAATGAGAATCTTAGATATGGATTATCATCTATGCAAGGTTGGCGTGCAACAATGGAAGATGCA CATGCGGCACATCTTGATGTGGATTCATCCACTTCATTTTTTGGAGTTTATGATGGTCATGGAG GTAAGGCAGTTGCAAAGTTTTGCGCCAAGCATCTTCACCAACAGGTACTCAAGAGTGAAGAATACATAGCCGgagatgttggaacatcacttcaGAAAGCATTTTTCAG AATGGACGAGATGATGCGTGGTCAAAGGGGATGGAGGGAATTAGCGGTCTTGGGTGATAAGGTAAAAGGATTCAATGGAATGATTGAAGGATTGATTCGGTCTCCAAGAAGCAgtgataataataataataaggaCCAAAGTGATGATTGGGGATTTGAGAAG GGACCTCATTCTGATTTTGATGGACCAACTTCAGGAAGTACTGCCTGTGTCGCAATCATTAGAAACAACCTAATTTTTGTCGCAAATGCCGGTGATTCTCGCTGCATAATATCTAGGAATGGTCAG GCTTACAATTTGTCTAGAGACCACAAACCGGAACTCGCGATTGAGAAGGAAAGAATCTATAAAGCTGGAGGTTTTATTCACGCAGGACGAGTTAATGGGAGTTTAAATCTAGCAAGAGCTATAG GTGATGTGGACTTTAAGAATAATAGATTTCTTTCGGCTGAAAAACAAGCTGTCACCGCTAATCCAGACATAAACATT GTTGACCTTCACGACGAAGATGAATTTATAGTGATAGCTTGTGATGGCATATG GGATTGCCTGTCAAGCCAGCAATTGGTAGATTTTGTACGTCAAGAACTTCTCTTG GATACCAAACTTTCTGAGGTTTGTGAAAGAGTCCTCGACCGGTGTTTGGCGCCGTCTTTGGCTATGGGTGACGGATGCGATAACATGACAATGATTTTGGTGCAGTTCAAAAAACCAGTGCAGACTAATGCACGAGCTGAAGAACAATCATCTTCAAATGAAGAAGGTGCATCTGAACCAAGATTGGAGAGCAGTTGA
- the LOC127098176 gene encoding protein LURP-one-related 15, with the protein MANQPRLSTTAIISPQYCAPATNPVDLVITKERTLRDSFTVTDTNNNVVFTVKSSLVTIVTSHEHRFLCDASGNPILHLRRSLTATNDSWKAFRGESEEPKDIIFTRKLSSLIQLRTKLHVFLANNSTQACDFTVKANLSQSSWKVYIGNSDNLVAQIKKKSGTMFSREKFMVTVSPNMDYAFIVALIVTFD; encoded by the exons ATGGCAAATCAACCACGACTCTCTACAACCGCCATTATCAGCCCTCAATACTGTGCTCCAG CTACAAATCCGGTTGATTTGGTAATCACAAAGGAGAGAACTTTGAGAGATAGCTTCACTGTCACAGACACAAACAACAACGTTGTTTTCACTGTCAAAAGTTCTCTTGTAACCATCGTAACATCCCATGAACACCGGTTCTTATGTGATGCTAGCGGAAATCCCATTCTTCATCTTCGTAGATCG CTGACAGCAACAAATGATAGTTGGAAAGCATTTAGAGGTGAAAGTGAAGAGCCAAAGGATATTATCTTTACTAGGAAGCTATCGTCATTGATTCAGCTTAGGACTAAATTACATGTGTTTTTGGCTAATAATAGTACACAAGCTTGTGATTTCACTGTCAAAGCAAATTTATCTCAGAGTTCTTGGAAAGTTTACATTGGCAATTCAGACAATCTTGTTGCTCAG ATAAAGAAGAAGAGTGGCACTATGTTTAGCAGGGAAAAGTTCATGGTCACTGTTTCTCCCAACATGGATTATGCATTCATTGTGGCTCTAATTGTGACCTTTGATTAA